A stretch of the Arachis stenosperma cultivar V10309 chromosome 6, arast.V10309.gnm1.PFL2, whole genome shotgun sequence genome encodes the following:
- the LOC130932825 gene encoding uncharacterized protein LOC130932825 isoform X2 has product MLSSRLPRLGPWIAKRLFTRNYASIYRGRYNQSTRNRFLQPPAFQQLSLNKLYNGAMIGKHNFLSTTSNEGNEQKETISVTFVDKDGEEQHIRVPVGMSMLEAAHENDIELEGACEGSLACSTCHVIVMDVEYYNKLEDPTDEENDMLDLAFGLSETSRLGCQVIAKPELDGIRLAIPAATRNFAVDGYVPKPH; this is encoded by the exons ATGCTAAGTTCAAGACTTCCAAGACTTGGACCATGGATCGCCAAGCGCCTCTTCACAA GGAATTATGCATCCATTTATAGAGGAAGATACAATCAAAGCACCAGAAACCGTTTCCTGCAACCTCCGGCA TTTCAACAACTTTCTCTTAATAAGTTATACAATGGAGCTATGATTGGAAAACATAATTTCCTATCAACAACTAGCAATGAAGGGAATGAACAAAAGGAAAC GATATCTGTGACGTTTGTTGATAAGGATGGGGAGGAACAACATATTCGAGTCCCTGTTGGAATGTCCATGCTAGAAGCTGCACATGAAAACGACATTGAACTAGAAG GGGCATGCGAGGGCTCACTTGCATGTTCAACTTGCCATGTTATAGTCAtg GATGTAGAATATTACAACAAATTGGAAGATCCAACTGATGAGGAAAATGATATGTTGGACCTAGCTTTTGGCCTTTCCGAAAC TTCACGTTTGGGTTGCCAAGTGATTGCTAAGCCTGAACTCGACGGGATTCGATTAGCTATTCCAGCTGCCACGCGGAACTTTGCAGTCGATGGTTATGTGCCGAAGCCACACTAA
- the LOC130932825 gene encoding uncharacterized protein LOC130932825 isoform X1, protein MLSSRLPRLGPWIAKRLFTRNYASIYRGRYNQSTRNRFLQPPAVQFQQLSLNKLYNGAMIGKHNFLSTTSNEGNEQKETISVTFVDKDGEEQHIRVPVGMSMLEAAHENDIELEGACEGSLACSTCHVIVMDVEYYNKLEDPTDEENDMLDLAFGLSETSRLGCQVIAKPELDGIRLAIPAATRNFAVDGYVPKPH, encoded by the exons ATGCTAAGTTCAAGACTTCCAAGACTTGGACCATGGATCGCCAAGCGCCTCTTCACAA GGAATTATGCATCCATTTATAGAGGAAGATACAATCAAAGCACCAGAAACCGTTTCCTGCAACCTCCGGCA gTACAGTTTCAACAACTTTCTCTTAATAAGTTATACAATGGAGCTATGATTGGAAAACATAATTTCCTATCAACAACTAGCAATGAAGGGAATGAACAAAAGGAAAC GATATCTGTGACGTTTGTTGATAAGGATGGGGAGGAACAACATATTCGAGTCCCTGTTGGAATGTCCATGCTAGAAGCTGCACATGAAAACGACATTGAACTAGAAG GGGCATGCGAGGGCTCACTTGCATGTTCAACTTGCCATGTTATAGTCAtg GATGTAGAATATTACAACAAATTGGAAGATCCAACTGATGAGGAAAATGATATGTTGGACCTAGCTTTTGGCCTTTCCGAAAC TTCACGTTTGGGTTGCCAAGTGATTGCTAAGCCTGAACTCGACGGGATTCGATTAGCTATTCCAGCTGCCACGCGGAACTTTGCAGTCGATGGTTATGTGCCGAAGCCACACTAA
- the LOC130935880 gene encoding uncharacterized protein LOC130935880, whose protein sequence is MAMLYKISSLSLSPTPILLNRLQNLTSLSSSSFSTVNSPIRSSATSTKKQKQKSALAKEKRRTRSDKDFDMDALMDRSESRHHFPVMLAEVLDVFSNRSLTSFVDCTLGAAGHSSAVINGHAELKYFVGMDVDPVAHNMAQARINSVVEKQLDGGVKVFTLLRNFRHIKSALRETGDERLVDGSIDGILMDLGMSSMQVDNPQRGFSVLADGPLDMRMDPQASLKAEDILNSWPESEVGRVLREFGEESNWRNLQKKIVQARLDGGLHSTSDLLNLIRRVTPAMKGGRQGWIKTATRVFQALRIAVNDELKTLEDSLYSCFDCLSPGGRLAVISFHSLEDRIVKQTFLDIIKGSEYESCDNSDLRKVSDEIKEKEAWIKHVINGSNGIILTKRPITPSAEEEKLNRRSRSAKLRVIQKV, encoded by the exons ATGGCAATGCTCTACAAGATATCATCACTATCACTCTCACCCACACCCATCCTCCTCAACCGCCTTCAAAACCTCActtccctctcttcttcttctttttcaacgGTCAACAGCCCCATTCGTAGCAGCGCCACCTCAACAAAGAAGCAGAAGCAAAAATCGGCGTTGGCCAAAGAGAAGAGAAGGACCCGTTCCGATAAGGACTTCGACATGGACGCTTTAATGGACCGTTCTGAATCTCGTCATCATTTTCCTGTTATGCTCGCTGAAGTTTTGGACGTTTTCTCCAATCGCTCGCTTACTTCCTTCGTCGATTGCACCCTTGGCGCCGCCGGTCATTCCTCCGCT GTGATTAATGGGCATGCGGAGTTGAAGTATTTTGTTGGGATGGATGTGGATCCTGTGGCACATAACATGGCTCAAGCTCGAATCAATTCTGTAGTAGAAAAGCAATTGGATGGTGGTGTAAAAGTTTTTACGTTGCTAAGGAATTTCAGACATATCAAGTCTGCTCTTAGGGAAACTGGCGACGAACGGTTGGTGGATGGGAGCATTGATGGAATCTTGATGGACTTGGGCATGTCATCCATGCAG GTGGACAATCCCCAGAGAGGATTCAGTGTGCTAGCTGATGGCCCCCTTGATATGCGTATGGATCCACAG GCAAGTCTTAAAGCAGAGGATATATTAAATTCTTGGCCAGAATCTGAAGTTGGGCGTGTCCTAAGGGAATTTGGGGAAGAAAGTAATTGGCGTAATCTGCAAAAGAAGATTGTTCAAGCCCGGTTAGATGGTGGATTGCATTCCACTAGTGACTTGCTCAATCTTATTCGACGTGTGACTCCTGCAATGAAAG GTGGAAGGCAAGGTTGGATAAAGACAGCAACCCGGGTGTTTCAAGCTCTTCGAATAGCTGTGAATGATGAACTGAAGACACTTGAGGATTCCCTCTATTCTTGTTTTGATTGCCTCTCGCCGGGGGGTAGGCTTGCCGTGATATCTTTCCATAGTCTAGAGGACAGAATTGTGAAGCAGACATTCCTTGATATAATTAAAGGAAGCGAATATGAGAGCTGCGATAATAGTGATTTGAGGAAGGTGAGTGATGAGATAAAAGAGAAAGAAGCATGGATAAAGCATGTGATAAATGGATCAAATGGAATAATTCTCACAAAAAGACCAATCACGCCCTCGGCCGAAGAAGAAAAATTGAACCGCCGAAGTAGAAGTGCAAAGCTCAGGGTGATTCAGAAggtttga
- the LOC130933309 gene encoding uncharacterized protein LOC130933309 isoform X2, protein MAKAIPLCNKWCGYRHHCFKHSPSFSIPKFSYWASRKKTVIKVIAEDSSGSNVKRANLSAAKSERIKLPDYNDGVGGKKYHISEFLRQPSGIAAVLNTRELQTFESLDANTYRCSLPKLQFLNFEAAPMMDLRVTPTEEDCLVEMLSCKFEGSEVVEEQNNHFSALMVNHMTWGGADAESFLEVDVKLNLTLEIYTKPFTMMPVSAVERPGNLMMQALVDKLVPLLLQQMLQDYDEWVQKQLGNTT, encoded by the exons ATGG CAAAAGCTATTCCGCTGTGTAACAAATGGTGTGGATATCGCCATCACTGTTTCAAACATTCGCCTTCTTTTTCCATCCCTAAATTCAGTTACTG GGCTTCTAGGAAGAAAACTGTTATCAAAGTAATTGCAGAGGATTCCTCTGGTTCAAATGTAAAGAGAGCAAATTTATCAGCCGCGAAATCAGAGAGAATTAAGCTGCCTGATTATAATGATGGCGTTGGAGGTAAGAAATACCACATAAGCGAATTTCTAAGGCAGCCTAGTGGTATTGCGGCCGTGTTGAACACGAGGGAGTTGCAAACATTTGAATCTCTTGATGCTAACACTTACAG GTGCTCACTACCTAAACTTCAATTTTTGAACTTTGAAGCTGCTCCAATGATGGATCTGCGCGTCACCCCAACAGAGGAAGATTGCTTGGTTGAGATGCTTTCCTGTAAG TTTGAGGGTTCTGAAGTTGTGGAAGAGCAAAACAACCACTTTTCAG CACTTATGGTAAATCATATGACATGGGGAGGTGCTGATGCTGAATCATTTTTAGAAGTTGATGTTAAGTTGAATCTCACACTTGAG ATTTATACAAAACCATTCACCATGATGCCTGTATCAGCTGTGGAGCGTCCAGGAAATTT AATGATGCAAGCTTTGGTGGACAAACTCGTGCCACTGCTACTTCAGCAGATGCTTCAAGATTATGATGAATGGGTTCAAAAGCAATTGGGAAATACTACTTAA
- the LOC130933309 gene encoding uncharacterized protein LOC130933309 isoform X1: MAKAIPLCNKWCGYRHHCFKHSPSFSIPKFSYWASRKKTVIKVIAEDSSGSNVKRANLSAAKSERIKLPDYNDGVGGKKYHISEFLRQPSGIAAVLNTRELQTFESLDANTYRCSLPKLQFLNFEAAPMMDLRVTPTEEDCLVEMLSCKFEGSEVVEEQNNHFSALMVNHMTWGGADAESFLEVDVKLNLTLEIYTKPFTMMPVSAVERPGNFVVECRMMQALVDKLVPLLLQQMLQDYDEWVQKQLGNTT, encoded by the exons ATGG CAAAAGCTATTCCGCTGTGTAACAAATGGTGTGGATATCGCCATCACTGTTTCAAACATTCGCCTTCTTTTTCCATCCCTAAATTCAGTTACTG GGCTTCTAGGAAGAAAACTGTTATCAAAGTAATTGCAGAGGATTCCTCTGGTTCAAATGTAAAGAGAGCAAATTTATCAGCCGCGAAATCAGAGAGAATTAAGCTGCCTGATTATAATGATGGCGTTGGAGGTAAGAAATACCACATAAGCGAATTTCTAAGGCAGCCTAGTGGTATTGCGGCCGTGTTGAACACGAGGGAGTTGCAAACATTTGAATCTCTTGATGCTAACACTTACAG GTGCTCACTACCTAAACTTCAATTTTTGAACTTTGAAGCTGCTCCAATGATGGATCTGCGCGTCACCCCAACAGAGGAAGATTGCTTGGTTGAGATGCTTTCCTGTAAG TTTGAGGGTTCTGAAGTTGTGGAAGAGCAAAACAACCACTTTTCAG CACTTATGGTAAATCATATGACATGGGGAGGTGCTGATGCTGAATCATTTTTAGAAGTTGATGTTAAGTTGAATCTCACACTTGAG ATTTATACAAAACCATTCACCATGATGCCTGTATCAGCTGTGGAGCGTCCAGGAAATTT TGTGGTTGAGTGCAGAATGATGCAAGCTTTGGTGGACAAACTCGTGCCACTGCTACTTCAGCAGATGCTTCAAGATTATGATGAATGGGTTCAAAAGCAATTGGGAAATACTACTTAA
- the LOC130933309 gene encoding uncharacterized protein LOC130933309 isoform X3 encodes MAKAIPLCNKWCGYRHHCFKHSPSFSIPKFSYWASRKKTVIKVIAEDSSGSNVKRANLSAAKSERIKLPDYNDGVGGKKYHISEFLRQPSGIAAVLNTRELQTFESLDANTYRCSLPKLQFLNFEAAPMMDLRVTPTEEDCLVEMLSCKFEGSEVVEEQNNHFSALMVNHMTWGGADAESFLEVDVKLNLTLEIYTKPFTMMPVSAVERPGNLLSE; translated from the exons ATGG CAAAAGCTATTCCGCTGTGTAACAAATGGTGTGGATATCGCCATCACTGTTTCAAACATTCGCCTTCTTTTTCCATCCCTAAATTCAGTTACTG GGCTTCTAGGAAGAAAACTGTTATCAAAGTAATTGCAGAGGATTCCTCTGGTTCAAATGTAAAGAGAGCAAATTTATCAGCCGCGAAATCAGAGAGAATTAAGCTGCCTGATTATAATGATGGCGTTGGAGGTAAGAAATACCACATAAGCGAATTTCTAAGGCAGCCTAGTGGTATTGCGGCCGTGTTGAACACGAGGGAGTTGCAAACATTTGAATCTCTTGATGCTAACACTTACAG GTGCTCACTACCTAAACTTCAATTTTTGAACTTTGAAGCTGCTCCAATGATGGATCTGCGCGTCACCCCAACAGAGGAAGATTGCTTGGTTGAGATGCTTTCCTGTAAG TTTGAGGGTTCTGAAGTTGTGGAAGAGCAAAACAACCACTTTTCAG CACTTATGGTAAATCATATGACATGGGGAGGTGCTGATGCTGAATCATTTTTAGAAGTTGATGTTAAGTTGAATCTCACACTTGAG ATTTATACAAAACCATTCACCATGATGCCTGTATCAGCTGTGGAGCGTCCAGGAAATTT ATTAAGTGAATAG
- the LOC130935383 gene encoding uncharacterized protein LOC130935383, which produces MYNGIGLQTPRGSGTNGYIQGNKFFVKAKTNKVSENTKGFEADQGTAGVTRKPNKEILEHDRKRQIQLKLVILEDKLIDQGYTDAEIAEKLDEARRNLETAAAAEDGDGPTSASDKKVSDTQTHQVAARKEKQMETLKAALGIASVEDGEIIADGNDDGKNASIAEVKHNSKSEHAFLDRDFSRKKKMAEDIKDEDAKKKDVKDTTRHHKKVDTQKNKYDDDSSNSDSSMDDEKDYKRRHRREEDEYTKKKGVKDTTHSKKGDTRSRKYDDSSESDSSTDDEKDHRRKHRREEDEYAKKMDVRDTRHNKKVDTQRRKYNDESTESDSSTDDEQDHRRKHRREEDDYAKKRNVKDTRHNKKANSRRKKYDDDSSESDSSTDDEKDYKRKHRREEDEYAKKKDVEDTRHNKKADTRRKKYDDDSFESDSSMDDEKDHRRKPGREQDEYAKKKGVEDRRYDKKADPQRRKYDDDSFDLDGEKDHRRKNQREVDEYDTKKNVKDTRQHRGETQRRKYGDDSSDSYSSFDDRNKHHRVDENAKRKGLKDTGLLRKDEYHKRKYEDNSSDSDSRMDRKKHRRETPDSGGEYDSDRDSKRKVNAGKKGESRRRKHEDDPSDSDSYEKGRRKKHHR; this is translated from the exons ATGTACAACGGAATAGGGTTACAGACTCCGAGAGGGTCCGGTACCAACGGTTACATCCAGGGCAACAAGTTCTTCGTGAAGGCCAAAACTAACAAGGTTTCGGAGAACACAAAGGGTTTCGAGGCGGATCAGGGAACTGCTGGTGTTACAAGGAAGCCCAACAAGGAGATTCTTGAGCATGACCGCAAGCGCCAGATTCAGCTCAAGCTTGTGATCCTCGAAGATAAGCTCATTGATCAGGGCTACACTGATGCTGAGATCGCTGAGAAGCTCGATGAGGCCCGGAGGAATTTGGAAACCGCTGCGGCTGCTGAGGACGGCGATGGACCGACCAGTGCATCCGATAAGAA AGTTTCAGATACCCAGACTCACCAAGTTGCTGCTAGAAAGGAAAAACAGATGGAAACCTTAAAAGCTGCTCTTGGAATAGCTTCTGTTGAAGATGGTGAAATAATTGCTGATGGGAATGATGATGGGAAAAATGCTTCTATTGCTGAGGTGAAGCATAACTCGAAAAGTGAGCATGCGTTTTTGGACAGAGATTTCAGTCGGAAGAAAAAAATGGCTGAAGATATAAAGGATGAAGATGCTAAAAAGAAGGATGTTAAAGATACCACGAGGCACCACAAGAAGGTTGATACTCAAAAGAATAAGTATGATGATGATTCGTCCAATTCAGATAGCAGTATGGATGATGAGAAAGATTATAAGAGGAGGCACCGAAGAGAAGAGGATGAATATACCAAAAAGAAGGGTGTTAAAGATACAACGCACAGCAAGAAGGGTGACACTCGAAGTAGAAAGTATGATGACTCATCTGAATCAGATAGCAGTACTGATGATGAGAAAGATCATAGAAGGAAGCACCGAAGAGAGGAGGATGAATATGCCAAAAAGATGGATGTTAGAGATACAAGGCACAAcaagaaggttgacactcaaaggAGAAAGTATAATGACGAATCAACTGAATCTGATAGCAGCACAGATGATGAACAGGATCATAGAAGGAAGCATCGAAGAGAGGAGGATGATTATGCCAAAAAGAGGAATGTTAAAGATACAAGGCACAACAAGAAGGCTAACAGTCGGAGGAAGAAGTATGATGATGATTCTTCAGAATCAGATAGCAGTACGGATGATGAGAAAGATTATAAAAGAAAACACCGAAGGGAGGAGGATGAATATGCTAAAAAGAAGGATGTTGAAGATACAAGGCACAACAAGAAGGCTGACACTCGGAGGAAGAAGTATGATGATGATTCTTTTGAATCAGATAGCAGTATGGATGATGAGAAGGATCATAGAAGAAAACCCGGAAGGGAGCAGGATGAATACGCCAAAAAGAAGGGTGTTGAAGATAGAAGGTATGACAAGAAGGCTGACCCTCAAAGGAGAAAGTATGACGACGATTCATTTGATTTGGATGGTGAGAAGGACCATAGAAGGAAGAACCAAAGAGAGGTGGATGAATATGATACAAAGAAGAATGTTAAAGATACAAGGCAACACAGGGGTGAAACTCAAAGGAGAAAGTATGGTGATGATTCTTCAGATTCATACAGCAGTTTTGATGATAGAAACAAGCATCATAGAGTGGATGAAAATGCTAAAAGGAAGGGCCTTAAAGATACAGGGCTACTCAGAAAAGATGAATATCATAAACGGAAGTATGAGGATAATTCTTCTGATTCAGACAGCAGAATGGACAGAAAGAAGCACCGTAGAGAGACTCCAGACAGTGGTGGTGAATACGATTCTGATCGCGATTCTAAGAGGAAGGTCAATGCTGGAAAGAAGGGTGAGTCTCGAAGAAGGAAGCATGAGGACGATCCATCTGATTCAGACAGCTATGAGAAGGGTCGCAGAAAGAAGCACCATCGGTAA